CGTTGTGACCCAGGGCGATCGAGCCGTGGGCGGTCGCGCGGAAAGTGGGCTGCGCGTTCTCCCAGACGGAGGCCCCGGTGGTCGAATAGCGGGCGTGACCGACCGCGATATGACCTTGGAGCGAGCCGAGAGAGGTTTCGTCGAAGACTTGGGAAACGAGGCCCATGTCCTTGAAGACGAGGATCTGGGAACCGTTGCTCACAGCGATTCCCGCGGACTCTTGTCCGCGGTGCTGCAGTGCATACAGTCCGAAGTAGGTGAGCTTGGCGACCTCTTCACCCGGAGCCCAGACACCGAAGACGCCGCAAGCGTCCTGGGGGCCCTTTTCGCCGGGGAGCAGGTCGTGGTTGAGTCGTCCATCACCACGAGGCACGCTTCCGAGTGTAGGCGAGATCGACCACTGGTCCGAATTGGGGACGGCCGGGAAATGTCACAGCACAGAGGGTGACGACACGCCCCCGTCTCGGTATTCGGATCACCTTGTTGACATGTACGAAGACATTCGTACAGGCTCTCGGTTCATGCAGCCTCTCGGTGACCGCACCGTCACCCTCGTCGAGCGCCGCCACGTAGACCTGGTCCGTGTCGCGAGCGCCATCTGTCGCTGTTCCGCGTAGCCACAACTCTTCCTCGCCTTTTCCCCTCTCCGCTCTGCCCCGCCCT
Above is a genomic segment from Streptomyces sp. NBC_01233 containing:
- a CDS encoding putative leader peptide codes for the protein MQPLGDRTVTLVERRHVDLVRVASAICRCSA